The genomic region CCGTGCGCACACAACGCCTTGTAATTTTTCAAAAGGTTTTTCAATTTCTTCCACTTCACTGCCCGACATGGTCAATTCGTCGGCAAGCTTTTCGATGTCATCGTTCGCATCTATATAATCTTTAAGCCATTGAACATTAAGTTTCAAATCAGATCACTCCTTAGAAGAGTTTTAAGAAGTTCAAAGAATTTCTTGGAAATTCTCGTATGTCGTCAACGCCGTACTTAAGCATGGCAAGTCTTTCTATTCCCATTCCAAAGGCAAAGCCTTGCCATTCATCTGGATTCAGACCAACGTTTCTCAGAACGTTTGGGTGAACCATTCCAGCTCCTAACAATTCAAGCCAACCACTTTTCCCTTGAGGGAAAGAAACGTCAACTTCAACGCTTGGTTCCGTGAATGGAAAGTAATGAGGCCTGAATCTTACCTTTTTATCTTCGCCTAAAACAGATTTTATGACGTTTTCAAGGGTACCTTTTAAATCTGCTATGGATATCTCTCTGTCTATGGCGAGGCCTTCTATTTGGAAAAATGCTGGCAAATGTGAAGCGTCGTAATCTTTTCTGTAAACCCTTCCAGGAGATATAACCCGCAAGGGAGGTTTTCTCGATTCCATAGTTCTTATCTGAACCGGTGAGGTGTGAGTTCTGAGTAGTTTGTTTTCGTCTATATAAAAAGTGTCGTGAAGATCTCTGGCAGGATGCCATTCTGGCGTGTTAAGGGCTTCAAAGTTATAATAAGTGTTTTCTATTTCTGGCCCTTCAACTACTTCAAATCCCATCCTTTCAAAAACTTCTACACATTCTTGCAAAATTTGGGTTATAAGGTGCAATCGCCCAACGGCACGTTTTGCCCCAGGAATTGTGAGATCCACACTTCTTTCCAAAGCTTTACTCTTCGCTTGAAGGGCTTTAAATTCCTCTATCTTTGAAGACAAAATCGATTCCACTTCTTCTTTAACAAGATTAAGAGCTTTTCCAAACTCTGCCCTTTCTTGAGGTGGGATGTCTTTCATCTTTTTAAATTGCTCTTTTAAAAACCCTTTTTTCCCAAGAATAGAAATTCGTGCTTTTTCAACTTCTTCAAGGTTCTCAAGTTTTTCCAATTTTTCTTTTATCGAATCCATCAGCATATCGCGAATGTTCTTCATAAAAAAATTCCCCCATTTTCATGGATTTATTGAAAATTATAACACGCTCAGCGTAATTTGTTGGGCTTGGTTTAGTCAAAATCGAAAAAACATCCTTTAGAAGCAATCTTGTGCGCGAGTGTTAAGCGATTAACAATATTATCAATAACTCACATTGTGCGTCAATGTTACAAAGCATTTCAAAAAAGGATTAGTTCTCACCCTCGAAGTACTTGTCAGAACATATGAGCTCCCATCTGGAGATTCAAAATATGAGGTTGAGAGGCACAGGATGTGCCGAAAAAGCGAAGCACTCACGGACGAGTGTCTGAGCGTGCCTCATATTTTGAATTAGAAGACGGAAAGAAGAGCGAATCCGTTCTGACAGGACTTCGAAAAAATTGCCTTGACCGCTTGGAAAGCGGGTCCTAAATTGAAAAACGTCATATTTAAATGTTGCTCACATGTTTTCCTTGTAATGCCTTTCGTAATGTTTGTGCACAAGCTGAGTTTGTATACAAAGCAAAAATTATTATTTTCATGTATAACGTGAGCTTTAGAAAATTGTACGTAAAATGTATTTCATTTGAAACGATCCAAATGGTAGAATTTTTATGTGAAAAATTGAATATTCATACCTTGTATAATCCTGGGAATATGGCTCAGGAGTCTCTACCAAGCAACCGTAAATTGCTTGACTACAAGGGTGATTTGTGTTTATGGATCACTCTTGTAGAGTGATTTTTTCTTTTTTGGAGGTGAGCATATGGAATTGCTCCGGAAGGGTAAAGTGAAGTCTGTTTATCTTCAAGATGATGCCAGCGTTATCATGGAGTTTCGAGATGATATCACTGCAGGAAACGGTCAAAAGCATGACGTTCTTAGAGGTAAGGGAAAACTCCTCAACAGTATTAACGAAATTTTCTTCAAACTCCTTTCTTCAAATGAAATCCCCACGCATTATCTTCAAAAGCTTTCGGAAACATCTTTTCAAGCAAGAAAATTGGATATCATTCCCCTCGAAGTTGTGGTTAGGAATTACACTGCCGGATCGTTTTGTAGAAGGTACGGTGTCGAAGAGAAGAAAAAAATAGGACCCGTTGTTGAATTCTTTTTGAAGGATGATCTGCTTTCAGATCCGCTCATATGTGATGACGTGATAGAAGCATTGAGTATTGCAAATGCTGATGAAATAAGCAAAATGAAGAATGTTGCTTTGGAAGTGAACAAGGTTCTCAAAGATTTTTTGATGGATCGATCGGTAATCCTGGCGGATTTCAAAATAGAAATAGGTAGATACGGTGGAAAGTTAATGGTTGGTGATGAGATCACGCCAGACACGTGCAGATTTTGGGATGAAAATACCATGAATTCTTTGGATAAAGATATTTACAGGAATTCAAACGATAAAGATCCTCTCGAAGGATATGAGGAGATCTTAAGGAGGATATCAAAATGAAATATAGATTTTTGGTTAAAACTAAAATTTCTCCAAAAGTTTTTGATCCCCAAGCTGCCACAGTTGAAAGATATCTTCAAAAGCATCTTTATCCTGTAAGCGAAGTAAGTATGGGAAAAACTTTCGAGTTCAATGTAGAAGCGCGTTCAAAAGAGGAAGCACTGCAAATCGTTGAAAATCTTTCCAGAGAAGTGTTGACCAATCCAATTCTCGAAATTTACGAGGTAGAGGAAAAATGAAGAAAGTAGCCGTTGTGGTCTTTGAAGGTACAAATTGTGAAAACGAAACTTTTCACGCTTTAGAGGCATGTGGATACGAGGCTAACTACGTTTGGTTTGATTCTTCATCCTCCTTAATGGAATATGACGCCGTTGTACTTCCCGGTGGCTTTTCATACGGTGATTACTTAAGGCCTGGGGCTTTAGCCCGTTTTACCCCTGCAATGAAATCGGTGGAAAAATACGTTGAAAGGAATCGCGGTACGGTAATAGGCATATGTAATGGTTTTCAAATATTGACCGAAGCAGGTCTTTTGCCTGGAGCTTTTATGAAAAATTCAAGCGGGAAATTTGTGTGCAAAATGGTGAATTTAAAAGTTGAAAGTGATGTTCTTCCCTTTGAATCTGTGAATTTATATGTGGCCCATGGAGACGGCAATTACGTTATAGGCAAGGATGAGTTCAAGAAATTAAAAAAAGAAAACCGCATACTCTTCACTTACGAAGATAATCCAAATGGTTCTTTTAAAGATATAGCAGGTGTGATAAACAAAAACTTCAACGTTTTTGGAATGATGCCTCATCCAGAACGATCGGCTTTTCCTTTTCACAAGAATAGAGATGGTTTGAAAGTTTTCAAAGCGCTTATTAGCGCGAGGAGGAATAAAAATGCTGGATGAAAAGACGCTGAAGAAGTTTTCGCTTTCTCTCCAGGAATACAACCTCATCACAAAAACACTGAAAAGAGAACCAAATGAAACGGAATTTTACATCTTTTCGGCAATGTGGTCAGAACACTGCGGATACAAACATTCCAAAAGATTGATAAAGGAGCATTTCAAACCTTCTGAAGAAAATGCAGGCATCGTTTGGATTGAAGATATTGGAGTTGCATTCAAAGTTGAAAGCCATAATCATCCTTGCGCCGTAGAGCCTTTTCAGGGAGCGGCAACAGGTGTTGGTGGAATAATAAGAGACATCATAGCAATGGGGGCTCGTCCCGTTGCCACTTTGGATTCCCTTCACTTCGATAATCCTTCTTCCAATCTAATGGAATGTGTGATCGCCGGAATAAGTTCGTATGGAAATTCCATTGGTGTTCCAACAGTTGGAGGAGAAGTGCGATTTGAAAAGGTTTATGCTGCTAATCCTTTGGTGAATGTTATGGCAGTTGGAGTAGTTGAGAAGTCAAAGCTCAAAAGCGCAAAATCCTCTGAACAGGGAAGCGTGGTTATGATAGGCTCAAAAACGGGAAGAGACGGCCTTCATGGTGCATCCTTCGCTTCAAGGGAATTAGAAGGAAATGGAAAAGATAGACCATCTGTTCAAGTTGGGGATCCATTTGCAGAAAAACGTTTAATAGAAGCGACGTTGGAAATAAGAGAATTGAAATCCGTTTTGGCAATTCAGGACATGGGAGCCGCCGGAATTCTAAGTTCAACAACAGAAATGGCCGAACGAAGTGGAATGGGGTTAACGCTCTACACGGATAAGGTTCCGCTGCGTGAAAAAGGAATGAGAGCATGGGAAATACTTTTGAGTGAGTCGCAGGAAAGAATGGCTTTCCTGGTAAAAAAAGGACATGAAAACGAAATAGAAAAGATAGCCCAAAAATGGGAATTGGATTTTGCAATCATAGGGGAAACTACCGATTCAAATAAGCTTGAGGTTTATCACAATGGTGAAAAAATGGCGGATTTGCCGCTCCATTTGGTGACGAATGCTCCGGATCTTTCCAGAGAAATAGAAAAAGCTTATCCCGTTTCCAGTTCTAAAACTTCATGGAGTGGAAGTATAAGAAAAGAGCTAATGAAGCTACTTTCCCATCCAACACTTTCTTCGAAAAGGTACGTTTTTGAAAGATACGATCACACAGTAAGGGGGGGAACCATAAAAGTGCCAGGAAGCGACGCAGCCGTTGTGCACCTTGAAAATGAGAAAGCAATGGCTTTGTCCATTGATGCCAATGTTCGTTACACTTCCCTTAATCCCTTAGAAGGCACCAAGGCGCTGCTTTTTGAAAGTTGTGCCAACGTGATAGCTTCTGGCGGAAAGCCTTTGGGCGTTACAAATTGCTTGAACTTTGGTAACCCTGAAGAGGATGACGTTGCTGCCGATTTTTACGCTTGCATAAAAGGACTTGAAGAATCGTCAAAGCTTTTGGGAATACCCATAACGGGAGGAAACGTTTCGTTTTATAACGAATCGAAAAACGTATCGATACCTCCTTCACCAGTTGTTGGCGTGGTGGGTGTTGTGGAAGATTGGAAAAACATTCCGGCTTCTGGATTTGTTGGGCAGAATAACGTTATTTACCTTGTGGGAAAAGGAAACGTCCCAAGAAATTCCGCATCGTTCTACACTTATCACCTTTACGAGAAAAAAGATGTGAAGGAGGCCTTTCCAAAAGTTGATTGGCAATCGTGTAAAAATGTCCTTGAATCTGTCCATGATGCCATAAAAATGAAAATGTGCGAGGCTGTTCATGATGTCTCAGAGGGTGGCATCGCATTTGCGTGCGCTGAAATGGTGATAAACGGAAAATACGGTGCGAATGTAAGCTGTGATTTTCATCCTTTTGAAGAGTATCCGGGCCGTTTTATTGTGGAGATCAAAGAAGAGAATGTGGATGGTTTTGAAAAGCTTTTAAGGAAAAACGACGTTGAATTCGCAAAGATCGGAACGGTTACTGGCGAAGATCTGGTTTATAACGGTGAACTTCTTTCTTTTGATGAGATTAGAAAAGCTTATGAAACTTATAAAGGTTTTGGTGAAGATGCATGAGAGAAAAATGCGGAATATACGGTGGCATTTTTCCCAACATAGCTCCAGAATTAAAAAGAGGGCTTTTTTCTCTGCAACATCGCGGACAAGAATCATGTGGAGTTTCCGTTGAGGAAAATGGAATTTTAAAAACCGTTAAAGGCATGGGTTTAGTAAGAGATATTTTGACGGATAAAAGAATATCTTCACTCAAATCAGACATGGGTATCGGGCATGTAAGATATTCGACCGCGGGAACAAGTGAAACGATCAATGCCCAACCTCTTGAATTAACTTACAAGGGTTCTAAGGTTGCCCTAGCTCACAACGGGAACCTTGAAGATCAAGAAGAAATTTTGAGAGACATTGAAGATGCAGGTCAGATATTTCTCACAAATACGGACACGGAGGTTTTCTTCCACAAACTGGTTCAACACTTTAAAACACCTCCTATAGAATGGGAACCAATCCAAATGGCAAAGGTGCTTTTTGAATTAAAAGGAGCTTTTTCGCTTCTCTTCCTTTTTGAAGATAAAGTTGTTGCCATTCGAGATCCGCTAGGATATAGACCTTTATGGATAAGAAAAGATGGAAATTCGGTTCTTTTTTCCAGTGAAGATTCGGCTTTTCCAGAAGGTGGTGAAGTTATGGAAATGGAGCCGGGATCGGTGGCCATGGCTAAAAAGAATGGATTTTTTTATCAGCGATTGGAAAAAAGAAAAGCCAGGCAATGTGTTTTTGAATATATATATTTTTCAAGGCCTGATTCAAATACATTCGGCAAAAGCGTTTACGAAGTGCGGCAAAAGCTGGGAGAAAAATGTGCCGACGAAAATCCTGTTGAGGCTGATGTGGTTATTCCGGTCATGGATAGCGGCCTTTTGGCCGCCATTGGTTTCAGTAGAAGATCTGGAATACCTCTTGAACCCGCTTTGATAAGGAATCCATGGGTGGGAAGAACCTTCATAGAGCCTGTCGCTCGTTCAAATGCGGTTAAAATGAAGCTTTCTGTTGTTTCGAAAGTTTTAAAAGGGAAGAGAGTGGTTCTCGTGGACGATTCGATAGTGCGTGGTACAACTGCCAAAAGGATAGTGAATTTGATAAGAGATGCTGAACCCTCAGAAATACATTTCAGGGTTGCATCTCCTCCCGTTCTAAGCGAATGTTTCTGGGGCATAGACATAGCAAACAAAGACCATCTTATAGCGAGAAAGGGAATAGAAGAGACGAAAAAACATTTGAATGTGGACTCGTTATCGTATTTAAGTCTTGAAGGTATGTGTGAGGTACTTGGGGGATGCGAAAACTTTTGTTTCAAATGTTTTAAAGGGGATGTTTGGTGTGAACTATGAAGAAAGTGGTGTGAGCATGTCAAGAGCGAATTCGCTTGTGGAGAGAATGAAGGAATTATTTGGAGGAAACATAGGTCATTTTGCGGGGCAATACAAAATCGGTGATGTAACGTTGGTGGCTTCGGCAGATGGCATAGGAAGCAAATTGGAGTTGGAAATGAAACACCAACACATGGATAGCGCAGCCCAAGATCTTGTTGCAATGAACGTTAACGATATCTTTTGTGAAGGTGCAAAACCGTTGTTTTTTCTTGATTACATTGGATGCAATCGCATAGATGAAAAACTTTTGGAGTCTTTTTTTGTTTCTTTGAAAAATATTCTGAGTGAATTAAATTGTCAGCTTCTTGGAGGAGAAACTGCCGAAATGCCAAGGCTCTATCCAAAAGGTAAGATGGAACTAATGGGATTTGTCGTGGGAAAGATATCGACACCTGATAGAGAGCCGCTAGGGAAACATAAGGTGAAAGATGGAGATATCATCATAGCTTTACCTTCAAATGGTCCGCATTCCAACGGCTTCACACTTATAAACCGCCTTATAGATGATGGTGCGCTTAAAACAAGCAGTGAGGTGCTTGAATCTTTGCTGACTCCGACCACAATATACGATTTTGAATTTGTGGATGGAATTCACGCTTGTGCTCATATTACAGGTGGAGGGCTTGTTGAAAACATCAAGAGGGTTATTCCTTCCCATTTATCCGCCGAAATCGAGATCGGAACAATTCCTGAGATATTCAGAAAAATTCAGAAAAGCGGAAATATTTCAGATGAAGAGATGGCTAAAACTTTCAACCTTGGAACGGGCTTTGTATTGATTGTGGAATCTTCAATGGCGGAAAACGTTATGAAGAAAATCGAAAAATTCAACCCAAGAATAGCTGGGGAGGTAAAAAAAGATGAAAAAGGTGGCAGTGTTAGGCTCAGGTAGAGGTACAAATTTTTTGGCCATCTTGAAAAGAGCACGAGAGAAAAATTGGAATGTGGATTTTCTCGCCATATCCGATAAAGCATATTCCGGGTTTATAGAAAACGCACAAAAGGAGAATGTGAAATTCAAAGTTTTGCCCCAAAAGAGAGATCTTCTTAACGAAGAATTGCTTGAAATTCTGAAAGATTTTTCCCCGGATTTGATAGTTCTTGCGGGATACATGAGAATTCTTCCAAGCTTTGTTGTAAATGCGTTTAAAGGCAAAATGATAAATCTGCATCCTTCCCTTTTGCCTTCTTTCAAAGGGGCACACGCCATTCGCGACGCATACGAATATGGCGTCAAGTGGACAGGGATAACAATTCACTTTGTCACAGAAGAATTGGATGCAGGCCCAATAATCGCCCAGTTTCCCGTGATAGTTCGTGAAGAAGATACTTTGGAAAGTTTGGAAAAGAGGATACACGATGTTGAACACAAATTTTACCCCCAGGTGATAGAAGAAGTTCTGAAAGTTTTTTAGAATTCTTTTTAGAGTTCAGAGATTGTATAACTCCTAACGTGTGTGAAAGTGGAAAGGCGGTCATTGAAAATATTTATCGAAACACATTCCAGAACGAATTCACTCTTTTACCCATCTTACGACTCAAAAAACGAGGCACGCTCAGACACTCATCCGTGAGTGCTTCGCTTTCTCAACACATCCGTGTGTTTCCCAACCTCGTTTTTATGAGTCTCCAGCTGGAGAGTTCATAAGTGCTGGCACGTGTTTCAAAAAAAGGAAGAAAGGAAGAAACTCTGTTAGATTAGATTTTTCTGAATGTCGCATTATCTCAATTGAGATACAGTGAGAGGTTATTCAAATCAATTTGAATGAAACGGAATTTTGCATGTAAATTCAAGGAGGTGGAGGTTTTGAAAGCGCTTTTAAGCGTAAGCAACAAAAACGGACTTGAGAATTTTGCTTCTTCTTTGATCAAACTTGGATATGAACTGTACGCAACTTCTGGAACGTCTAAATACCTTTCTCAACATGAAATAGAAGTTAAACCCCTTTCCATGATAACGGGCTTTTCTTCTATGGCAAGCGGAAGGGTGAAAACGTTGAATGAAAAGATCTTCGAGATGATTTTGAATCCCAATAAGGAAACTGTAGACGTTTTCGATCTAATCGTTGTTAACCTTTATCCATTTATGGAATCTGTGAAAAATGGTGAAGATGAGATGGTTGAAAACTTCGATATAGGTGGAGTGGCCCTTCTGAGAGCAGGGGCAAAAAATTTTGCCAGGGTAAGCGTTGTAAGTTCTCCGGACCAATACAAAGATTTTCTTGATTCATATCCGTTGAACTTGCAAAAAAGAAAGTTGTACGCTGAAAAAGCTCTCGAAAGTGTGGTAAAGTACGATTCAAATATATTAACACATCTCTTTGAACATCCCTTTCAAGTGGTAGCAGAGGATATAAAAGAACTCCGCTACGGAGAAAATCCTCATCAGCATGCTTACATCGGAAAAACTGAAACTCCCTCGATTCTTGATAATTTGAATGTTTTAAAAGGAAAACTTTCCTATAACAACTATGTGGATCTCATCTCCATTTCAAGAATGGCATACAGACTTGGAGATAAAAGTGTTGTCATAGTGAAACACACAAATCCGTGTGGAGCATCAATATTTCATAACGATATGAAACAAACTTTCAAAAGAGCTCTTTCATCCGATCCGAAATCAGCCTACGGTGGGGTTCTGTACGTTAACGCTTCGTTGGATGATGAATTAGCAATGGAGATAAAGCCTTACTTTTTCGATATGATAATGGCAAAAACGATAAGCGAAGGAGCGATGGAAATTTTGAAGAAGAAAAAGGCTTCCCTTGTGGAATTTTCACCCCTCTTTTCGAAAAGAGAGTGGAAAATTTTGGATGGGGTGGCGTTGATTCAAGATTCAGACTTGGATGAACCGTTTGAAAGATTGGAATGTGTTACTTCCAGAAAAGCCTCGTCACAAGAGATGGGAGATGTGAATTTTGGCCTTGAACTCATAAGACATGTGAAATCGAATGCCGTAATACTTGTCAAAAATGGCATGCTGATAGGCCTTGGAGCCGGACAAGTGAGTAGGGTAGACGCGGTAAAAATAGCATTTGAAAAGGCAGAAGAGTTTGGACACGATGTGAAAAGTTCCGTCATGATTTCGGATGGGTTCTTCCCATTTTCCGATTCTGTGGAATACGGAATAAAAAAA from Mesoaciditoga lauensis cd-1655R = DSM 25116 harbors:
- the purH gene encoding bifunctional phosphoribosylaminoimidazolecarboxamide formyltransferase/IMP cyclohydrolase → MKALLSVSNKNGLENFASSLIKLGYELYATSGTSKYLSQHEIEVKPLSMITGFSSMASGRVKTLNEKIFEMILNPNKETVDVFDLIVVNLYPFMESVKNGEDEMVENFDIGGVALLRAGAKNFARVSVVSSPDQYKDFLDSYPLNLQKRKLYAEKALESVVKYDSNILTHLFEHPFQVVAEDIKELRYGENPHQHAYIGKTETPSILDNLNVLKGKLSYNNYVDLISISRMAYRLGDKSVVIVKHTNPCGASIFHNDMKQTFKRALSSDPKSAYGGVLYVNASLDDELAMEIKPYFFDMIMAKTISEGAMEILKKKKASLVEFSPLFSKREWKILDGVALIQDSDLDEPFERLECVTSRKASSQEMGDVNFGLELIRHVKSNAVILVKNGMLIGLGAGQVSRVDAVKIAFEKAEEFGHDVKSSVMISDGFFPFSDSVEYGIKKGVKVFVEPGGSKRDAETIQACERSKTTLFFTHKRLFKH
- the purF gene encoding amidophosphoribosyltransferase; protein product: MREKCGIYGGIFPNIAPELKRGLFSLQHRGQESCGVSVEENGILKTVKGMGLVRDILTDKRISSLKSDMGIGHVRYSTAGTSETINAQPLELTYKGSKVALAHNGNLEDQEEILRDIEDAGQIFLTNTDTEVFFHKLVQHFKTPPIEWEPIQMAKVLFELKGAFSLLFLFEDKVVAIRDPLGYRPLWIRKDGNSVLFSSEDSAFPEGGEVMEMEPGSVAMAKKNGFFYQRLEKRKARQCVFEYIYFSRPDSNTFGKSVYEVRQKLGEKCADENPVEADVVIPVMDSGLLAAIGFSRRSGIPLEPALIRNPWVGRTFIEPVARSNAVKMKLSVVSKVLKGKRVVLVDDSIVRGTTAKRIVNLIRDAEPSEIHFRVASPPVLSECFWGIDIANKDHLIARKGIEETKKHLNVDSLSYLSLEGMCEVLGGCENFCFKCFKGDVWCEL
- the purC gene encoding phosphoribosylaminoimidazolesuccinocarboxamide synthase, which encodes MELLRKGKVKSVYLQDDASVIMEFRDDITAGNGQKHDVLRGKGKLLNSINEIFFKLLSSNEIPTHYLQKLSETSFQARKLDIIPLEVVVRNYTAGSFCRRYGVEEKKKIGPVVEFFLKDDLLSDPLICDDVIEALSIANADEISKMKNVALEVNKVLKDFLMDRSVILADFKIEIGRYGGKLMVGDEITPDTCRFWDENTMNSLDKDIYRNSNDKDPLEGYEEILRRISK
- the purN gene encoding phosphoribosylglycinamide formyltransferase, which encodes MKKVAVLGSGRGTNFLAILKRAREKNWNVDFLAISDKAYSGFIENAQKENVKFKVLPQKRDLLNEELLEILKDFSPDLIVLAGYMRILPSFVVNAFKGKMINLHPSLLPSFKGAHAIRDAYEYGVKWTGITIHFVTEELDAGPIIAQFPVIVREEDTLESLEKRIHDVEHKFYPQVIEEVLKVF
- the purQ gene encoding phosphoribosylformylglycinamidine synthase subunit PurQ, which translates into the protein MKKVAVVVFEGTNCENETFHALEACGYEANYVWFDSSSSLMEYDAVVLPGGFSYGDYLRPGALARFTPAMKSVEKYVERNRGTVIGICNGFQILTEAGLLPGAFMKNSSGKFVCKMVNLKVESDVLPFESVNLYVAHGDGNYVIGKDEFKKLKKENRILFTYEDNPNGSFKDIAGVINKNFNVFGMMPHPERSAFPFHKNRDGLKVFKALISARRNKNAG
- the pheS gene encoding phenylalanine--tRNA ligase subunit alpha — encoded protein: MKNIRDMLMDSIKEKLEKLENLEEVEKARISILGKKGFLKEQFKKMKDIPPQERAEFGKALNLVKEEVESILSSKIEEFKALQAKSKALERSVDLTIPGAKRAVGRLHLITQILQECVEVFERMGFEVVEGPEIENTYYNFEALNTPEWHPARDLHDTFYIDENKLLRTHTSPVQIRTMESRKPPLRVISPGRVYRKDYDASHLPAFFQIEGLAIDREISIADLKGTLENVIKSVLGEDKKVRFRPHYFPFTEPSVEVDVSFPQGKSGWLELLGAGMVHPNVLRNVGLNPDEWQGFAFGMGIERLAMLKYGVDDIREFPRNSLNFLKLF
- the purL gene encoding phosphoribosylformylglycinamidine synthase subunit PurL, whose amino-acid sequence is MLDEKTLKKFSLSLQEYNLITKTLKREPNETEFYIFSAMWSEHCGYKHSKRLIKEHFKPSEENAGIVWIEDIGVAFKVESHNHPCAVEPFQGAATGVGGIIRDIIAMGARPVATLDSLHFDNPSSNLMECVIAGISSYGNSIGVPTVGGEVRFEKVYAANPLVNVMAVGVVEKSKLKSAKSSEQGSVVMIGSKTGRDGLHGASFASRELEGNGKDRPSVQVGDPFAEKRLIEATLEIRELKSVLAIQDMGAAGILSSTTEMAERSGMGLTLYTDKVPLREKGMRAWEILLSESQERMAFLVKKGHENEIEKIAQKWELDFAIIGETTDSNKLEVYHNGEKMADLPLHLVTNAPDLSREIEKAYPVSSSKTSWSGSIRKELMKLLSHPTLSSKRYVFERYDHTVRGGTIKVPGSDAAVVHLENEKAMALSIDANVRYTSLNPLEGTKALLFESCANVIASGGKPLGVTNCLNFGNPEEDDVAADFYACIKGLEESSKLLGIPITGGNVSFYNESKNVSIPPSPVVGVVGVVEDWKNIPASGFVGQNNVIYLVGKGNVPRNSASFYTYHLYEKKDVKEAFPKVDWQSCKNVLESVHDAIKMKMCEAVHDVSEGGIAFACAEMVINGKYGANVSCDFHPFEEYPGRFIVEIKEENVDGFEKLLRKNDVEFAKIGTVTGEDLVYNGELLSFDEIRKAYETYKGFGEDA
- the purS gene encoding phosphoribosylformylglycinamidine synthase subunit PurS → MKYRFLVKTKISPKVFDPQAATVERYLQKHLYPVSEVSMGKTFEFNVEARSKEEALQIVENLSREVLTNPILEIYEVEEK
- the purM gene encoding phosphoribosylformylglycinamidine cyclo-ligase — translated: MNYEESGVSMSRANSLVERMKELFGGNIGHFAGQYKIGDVTLVASADGIGSKLELEMKHQHMDSAAQDLVAMNVNDIFCEGAKPLFFLDYIGCNRIDEKLLESFFVSLKNILSELNCQLLGGETAEMPRLYPKGKMELMGFVVGKISTPDREPLGKHKVKDGDIIIALPSNGPHSNGFTLINRLIDDGALKTSSEVLESLLTPTTIYDFEFVDGIHACAHITGGGLVENIKRVIPSHLSAEIEIGTIPEIFRKIQKSGNISDEEMAKTFNLGTGFVLIVESSMAENVMKKIEKFNPRIAGEVKKDEKGGSVRLR